In Carassius gibelio isolate Cgi1373 ecotype wild population from Czech Republic chromosome B17, carGib1.2-hapl.c, whole genome shotgun sequence, a single window of DNA contains:
- the LOC127976501 gene encoding utrophin-like, giving the protein MNQLDLGLAEMENESWHSEEHSMLNCVLESVENTGIVGNHQHLQCSQTDKRHFSHDLLSASVQFPWQRAVFHNGVPYYINHEQQTTSWDHPKMTQLFQSMADLSHVRFSAYRTAMKSRRLQKALCLDLLELSIAQGVFDQHKLTQNGQLLEIPGIINCLCTIYRELQQVHPDLVNVPLCVDLCLNWLLKVYDSDRSGKVQVLSMKIGLFSLSKGPLKDKYKYLFAEVAGAAGVCNQRQLALLLHNSIQIPHQLGEAAAFGGGNMEPSVRSCFQNVGRDDVIELQQFVDWMHLEPQSMVWLPVLHRVAAAETAKHQAKCNICKECPMVGFRYRSLKHFSYNVCQMCFFSGRISKDHHLRYPMVEYCTPTTSGEDVRDFTKVLKNKFRSKKYFTKHPRLGYLPVQTILEEEHLET; this is encoded by the exons ATGAACCAACTGGACCTCGGCCTGGCTGAGATGGAGAACGAGAGCTGGCACTCTGAGGAACACAGCATGCTCAACTGTGTGCTGGAGAGCGTGGAAAATACA GGGATTGTGGGTAATCACCAGCACTTGCAATGCTCTCAGACAGATAAGAGACATTTCTCCCATGACCTCTTGTCTG CTTCCGTTCAGTTCCCTTGGCAAAGAGCTGTTTTTCATAACGGTGTCCCTTATTATATCAA TCATGAGCAGCAGACCACCTCATGGGATCATCCAAAGATGACACAGCTATTTCAGTCAATGG CTGATCTGAGCCATGTGCGTTTCTCTGCTTACCGCACGGCGATGAAGAGCCGCCGGCTACAGAAAGCCCTCTGCT tGGACCTCTTGGAGCTCAGCATCGCACAGGGTGTCTTTGATCAACACAAACTCACGCAGAATGGACAGCTACTGGAGATTCCAGGCATCATAAACTGTCTCTGCACAATCTACCGTGAACTTCAGCAGGTGCATCCGGATCTAGTTAATGTGCCTTTGTGTGTGGATCTGTGTCTCAACTGGCTTCTAAAGGTTTACGACAG cgaCAGAAGTGGAAAAGTTCAAGTGTTGTCCATGAAGATCGGCCTGTTTTCTCTTTCAAAAGGACCACTAAAGGATAAGTACAAAT ATCTGTTCGCTGAGGTGGCCGGCGCTGCAGGCGTCTGTAACCAGAGACAGCTGGCGTTACTGCTTCACAACAGCATCCAGATCCCACACCAGCTCGGGGAGGCCGCAGCCTTCGGAGGGGGTAACATGGAGCCCAGTGTCCGGAGCTGCTTTCAGAAT GTGGGCCGTGATGATGTCATTGAGCTGCAGCAGTTTGTGGACTGGATGCATTTGGAGCCGCAGTCGATGGTCTGGTTGCCTGTACTTCATAGAGTCGCCGCTGCAGAAACCGCCAAACATCAGGCCAAATGTAACATCTGTAAAGAGTGTCCCATGGTGGGCTTCAG GTATCGGAGTCTGAAGCACTTCAGCTACAATGTGTGTCAGATGTGTTTCTTCTCGGGAAGGATTTCCAAGGACCATCATCTCAGATATCCAATGGTGGAGTACTGCACCCCT ACCACCTCAGGAGAAGATGTGCGAGACTTCACCAAGGTGCTGAAAAACAAGTTCCGCTCAAAGAAGTACTTCACCAAACACCCTCGGCTCGGCTACCTGCCCGTGCAGACCATCCTGGAGGAAGAGCATTTAGAGACGTGA
- the fbxo30a gene encoding F-box only protein 30a: MEELHVHCLKCVNRRCMIRPEPSISCDLMGCPLVCGAVFHSCKLNEHRLLCPYERVPCLNRGFGCPFTLVRVKMAHHLETCPASIVCCTMEWNRWPVSYADCKSYDNLIKEVCDVEQLDMALALQDQRMLLESLKVATTVTKSLEEQNQDDSSPQDSDPENEFTQPYTISVENSRSFAATLDVLRSAKNIDLIVENLDGEELNGGCNSVRNGDGDFSNDTKESDTDSDSDLGAVGGADCPFPVDPEDERDDWLENSGCGESSEEEGEMNGGIELSGLPNEGNTDSQVRLERVNASSNVSQVLPDHSIPALAQEPEIAHLPQLPIPFPIPVPNLMHNNVLHHFSFRIEDRWLERKLENLQVLRGMNLFTINGRRTLFSNPYLFKAKMEDKAVDTSDLEVADDPMGLHGIDLITAALLFCLGDSPGGRGISDSRFVDGYRIDFGTQTFSLPSAILATSTMVGDIASASACDHASPQLSNPIPFHTLRLDLVLECVARYQTKQRSMFTFVCGQLFRRDEFSSHFKNVHGDIHAGLNGWMERRCPLAYYGCTYSQRRFCPSVQGFRIIHDRHLSSFGVQPGLAAYPDEPLSKTVTCQSRSHCDHLSDLPFELLQHIASFLDGFSLCQLSRVSHTLRDVCASLLQSRGMVVLLWEKTKRADGTSSWQIQDKVWRFSTAFETVNEWKFADISSMADHLKTCKFNTITRREEAVPLPCMSFTKELTKEGRSIRSVLKPVI, from the exons ATGGAGGAGCTTCATGTTCATTGCTTGAAATGCGTCAACCGCCGATGTATGATTAGACCAGAGCCTAGCATTTCCTGTGATCTCATGGGTTGCCCTCTTGTATGTGGGGCAGTTTTCCACTCATGCAAACTGAATGAGCACCGCTTGCTCTGTCCGTACGAAAGAGTCCCGTGTCTGAACCGTGGATTTGGATGTCCATTCACGCTAGTCAGGGTCAAAATGGCACACCACCTTGAAACGTGCCCAGCCAGCATTGTGTGTTGCACTATGGAATGGAATCGATGGCCAGTGAGTTATGCAGATTGTAAGTCTTATGATAACTTGATTAAGGAGGTTTGTGACGTGGAGCAGCTCGACATGGctttggccctccaggatcagCGAATGTTGCTGGAGTCGCTTAAAGTGGCGACCACTGTGACAAAATCTCTGGAGGAGCAAAATCAGGACGATTCCAGCCCCCAGGATTCAGACCCGGAAAATGAATTTACACAACCTTACACAATTTCAGTGGAAAACAGTAGAAGCTTTGCTGCCACTTTGGACGTTCTCCGTAGTGCGAAAAATATTGACTTGATTGTGGAGAATCTTGATGGTGAGGAACTGAATGGAGGTTGCAACAGTGTCAGGAATGGCGATGGGGACTTCAGCAATGACACAAAGGAAAGTGACactgattcagattcagatctGGGAGCGGTAGGTGGTGCTGACTGTCCTTTTCCAGTAGACCCTGAAGATGAAAGAGATGATTGGCTGGAGAACAGTGGATGTGGTGAATCTTCTGAAGAAGAAGGCGAAATGAATGGTGGGATAGAACTCAGTGGACTTCCTAATGAAGGGAACACTGACAGCCAGGTTAGACTTGAAAGAGTCAATGCCTCTTCAAACGTAAGCCAGGTTTTACCTGATCATTCCATACCTGCTCTAGCACAGGAGCCTGAAATTGCCCACTTGCCCCAACTACCTATTCCTTTTCCCATCCCTGTGCCTAACCTAATGCACAACAATGTTCTGCACCACTTCTCTTTTAGAATTGAGGACCGATGGCTGGAGCGCAAGTTGGAAAATCTCCAAGTACTCAGGGGAATGAACTTGTTTACAATCAATGGGCGAAGAACTCTGTTTTCTAACCCCTATTTATTCAAAGCCAAGATGGAGGACAAGGCTGTGGACACGTCAGACCTTGAGGTGGCAGATGATCCGATGGGTCTTCACGGCATTGACCTCATCACTGCTGCTTTGCTCTTTTGTTTGGGAGACTCACCTGGAGGTAGGGGCATCTCAGACAGTCGCTTTGTAGATGGGTATCGAATTGACTTTGGCACGCAAACCTTCTCCCTCCCTTCCGCCATACTGGCAACCAGCACCATGGTAGGTGACATTGCCTCAGCATCTGCCTGTGACCACGCCAGTCCACAACTCTCCAACCCCATTCCATTTCACACCCTCAGATTAGACCTCGTTCTAGAGTGTGTGGCACGCTATCAGACCAAACAGCGCTCTATGTTCACCTTCGTATGCGGACAGCTGTTTCGGAGGGATGAGTTCTCCTCCCATTTTAAGAATGTCCATGGTGACATACATGCTGGCCTTAATGGTTGGATGGAGCGAAGGTGCCCATTGGCGTACTATGGATGCACCTACTCACAAAGAAGGTTCTGCCCTTCGGTACAAGGATTCAGAATCATCCACGACCGACACCTGAGCTCCTTTGGGGTGCAACCTGGGTTAGCAGCTTATCCCGATGAGCCTCTATCCAAAACTGTAACCTGTCAGTCCAGGTCCCACTGTGACCACCTTAGTGACCTTCCTTTTGAGTTACTCCAGCACATTGCAAGCTTCTTGGATGGCTTTAGCCTGTGCCAACTCTCCAGGGTGTCTCACACTTTGAGGGATGTGTGTGCCAGTCTTCTTCAATCACGTGGCATGGTGGTCCTGCTCTGGGAGAAGACGAAGCGAGCTGATGGAACCTCATCCTGGCAGATACAAGACAAG GTGTGGCGCTTCAGTACGGCATTCGAAACTGTGAACGAGTGGAAGTTTGCAGACATTTCCAGCATGGCCGACCACCTCAAGACGTGCAAGTTTAACACCATAACACGGAGAGAAGAGGCTGTCCCACTTCCATGTATGAGTTTCACAAAAGAACTTACAAAAGAGGGACGCTCTATACGTTCAGTGCTTAAACCAGTGATATAG
- the LOC127976032 gene encoding utrophin-like, with amino-acid sequence MRILNKPGSLKIMAMVRSSLQKVMLFLQHIQRMSVTSPRYQKLCKDIQADVDTQTDLSQRALGSQIQNTKAQKLDKFGDVDHIHIASRRECLEAGAEKWTGLIAILEELWFWVKLKDEELTRQTPVGDDVHTLLQKQGYCTARQSELIGRRQDVNQMCLSLAVQPTAMEVLSNTETAAVDTINLIGHKVKSERVLKGTDLNLSWIYSS; translated from the exons ATGAGAATCTTAAACAAGCCCGGTAGTCTGAAGATAATGGCTATGGTGAGATCTTCACTGCAGAAAGTGATGCTTTTTCTACAACACATCCAGAGAATGTCCGTTACATCACCACGTTATCAGAAACTGTGCAAG GACATTCAGGCAGATGTTGATACCCAGACTGATCTTTCTCAAAGGGCTCTGGGGAGTCAGATCCAGAATACCAAGGCACAAAAACTTGATAAGTTCGGAGATGTGGACCACATTCATATAGCCTCGAGAAG AGAGTGTTTGGAGGCAGGTGCAGAGAAATGGACAGGACTCATAGCCATCCTTGAAGAGCTTTGGTTCTGGGTAAAGCTGAAGGATGAGGAGCTGACAAGGCAGACGCCGGTGGGAGATGATGTACATACTTTACTGCAGAAACAAGGCTACTGTACG GCCCGGCAAAGCGAGTTGATTGGACGGAGGCAGGATGTGAATCAGATGTGTCTGTCTCTGGCTGTTCAACCTACAGCGATGGAAGTCCTGAGCAATACAGAGACGGCTGCGG TGGACACAATAAACCTTATAGGACACAAAGTGAAAAGTGAGAGAGTGCTGAAGGGGACGGATTTAAATCTGAGCTGGATTTATAGCAGCTGA
- the LOC127975787 gene encoding pancreatic secretory granule membrane major glycoprotein GP2-like: protein MTPATLALTWSLLSIWTVISAVQMEEADLNETVICTNDQMQVIIPSLFFLNKDPPVYVWDLHLNDPDCRGVEVGNDYVFSIKTNLTDCGTIMASDDSHIMFTNSIRNNETDIITRSYINITFGCRYPLNYMVQQQNGGNLVRVDVRTITLNTEDGNFSVSMLLYKDEEFQDKWTTVPSLTLEDNIYVKVYMIPANLFLRVDRCWATPTSDPYSNIQYIFIRDSCPVLWDDQTLAMMKNGQGPEALFRIQMFKFVGSSYTDVFLHCNVQICHNTGGVCRPNCSSEDASVRTRRDVASSHTLSYGPIRRLKTDMENTSPNSNVPPVETFVLGGLLFILIVITGVFGKLWLQSRNSYPTQEAQLTLSNIHHISEVAS, encoded by the exons ATGACACCTGCTACACTGGCACTGACATGGTCTTTGCTCTCGATATGGACAGTAATTTCTGCTGTGCAGATGGAAGAAGCTG ATCTCAATGAGACCGTCATCTGCACAAATGATCAGATGCAAGTTATCATTCCCAGTTTGTTTTTTCTGAACAAGGATCCACCTGTTTAC GTTTGGGATTTGCACTTGAATGATCCTGACTGTCGAGGTGTTGAGGTCGGGAACGACTATGTCTTCAGCATCAAGACAAACCTCACAGACTGCGGCACCATTATG GCATCAGATGATTCTCATATCATGTTCACCAACTCGATCCGCAATAATGAAACTGATATCATCACCAGAAGCTACATCAACATCACATTTGGGTGTCGATACCCACTAAACTACATGGTTCAGCAGCAAAACGGGGGGAATCTGGTCAGAGTGGATGTGAG GACAATCACTCTGAACACAGAGGATGGAAATTTCTCGGTCTCCATGCTGCTGTATAAAGACGAAGAGTTTCAGGATAAATGGACCACTGTTCCTTCTCTCACACTTGAGGACAACATCTATGTCAAAGTTTACATG ATTCCAGCAAATCTTTTTCTGAGAGTGGACAGATGTTGGGCCACACCAACCAGTGACCCTTACAGCAACATTCAGTATATCTTCATCAGGGACAG CTGTCCAGTGTTGTGGGATGACCAGACACTAGCCATGATGAAGAACGGTCAAGGACCAGAAGCTCTGTTCAGGATACAGATGTTCAAGTTTGTTGGAAGCTCCTACACAGATGTTTTCCTGCACTGCAACGTCCAGATCTGTCATAACACAGGAGGAGTGTGCCGGCCT AACTGCTCTTCTGAAGATGCATCAGTACGGACACGCAGGGATGTTGCATCATCTCACACTCTATCGTATGGACCAATCAGAAGGCTCAAAACTGACATGGAGAATACTAGCCCCA ATTCAAATGTGCCTCCTGTGGAAACCTTTGTGTTGGGTGGTCTGCTGTTCATCCTGATTGTCATAACAGGAGTTTTTGGGAAACTCTGGCTCCAGAGCAGGAACTCGTATCCAACCCAAGAGGCCCAGCTCACTCTCTCCAACATCCACCACATCTCAGAGGTGGCCAGCTAA